A single Anopheles funestus chromosome 2RL, idAnoFuneDA-416_04, whole genome shotgun sequence DNA region contains:
- the LOC125764502 gene encoding putative inorganic phosphate cotransporter isoform X3: MAQNRKDEASGFGARHVQTLLLFFGLTVAYALRVNLSVAIVAMVDRHAANKDFEEFDWNEETKSIILSSFFWGYVVTQIPAGQLAQRFGPKILLLLSIGICSMLAVLTPFCAHVGDAKAVIGLRIVQGLSQGFIFPSTHTMLSRWAPASERGRLGTLSYAGAQFGTVIMLAVSGFLASSSMGWPSIFYISGAVGMLWSVAWFFFGSNSPAEYRGIAPEEREFIESSFGPQDHSRRIVTPWAAILTSAPMIALTIAHSCHNWGFWTLLTEMPTYMKEVLEKDIKKNALLSSLPYLVMWILSFVFSPLSDFLINRQYLSRVVSRKLFNTIGLWIPMVALLGLAFVPKGGSDLAIVLLTLAVGINSATYLGFQVNHIDLAPNHAGTMMGITNCAANIMSIIAPLIVGQVITDATDPIQWRRVFYIAAGVYFFGNLTFIIFGKADIQPWNEPESPIPRTTSNANESQPARNANNTATNNENHSD; encoded by the exons ATGGCACAGAATCGAAAAGATGAAG CAAGCGGTTTTGGTGCGCGCCATGTACAAACACTGTTGCTTTTCTTTGGCCTCACGGTGGCGTATGCGTTGCGCGTTAACCTTTCTGTTGCGATCGTCGCCATGGTCGATCGGCATGCGGCTAACAAGGACTTTGAAGAGTTTGACTGGAACGAGGAGACGAAATCGATCATCCTGAGCAGCTTCTTCTGGGGTTACGTGGTAACGCAGATACCCGCCGGCCAGTTGGCGCAACGGTTCGGGCCAAAGATTCTGCTGCTACTATCGATCGGTATCTGCTCGATGCTGGCAGTATTGACGCCATTCTGTGCGCACGTTGGTGATGCAAAG GCAGTGATTGGTTTGCGGATAGTGCAAGGTTTGAGTCAgggatttatttttccctccACACACACGATGCTATCTAGGTGGGCACCGGCATCGGAACGTGGCCGACTCGGTACGCTTAGTTATGCTGGCGCTCAGTTCGGTACGGTGATAATGCTGGCTGTTAGTGGATTCCTCGCCTCCTCTAGCATGGGATGGCCAAgtatattttacatttccggTGCAGTTGGAATGCTGTGGTCGGTAGCGTGGTTTTTCTTCGGTAGTAACTCACCGGCAGAGTATCGTGGAATCGCTCCGGAAGAGCGTGAGTTTATTGAGAGTTCGTTCGGACCGCAAGATCACAGCCGCCGTATCGTTACACCCTGGGCGGCCATCCTAACGTCTGCGCCGATGATTGCGCTTACGATTGCGCACAGCTGTCACAACTGGGGCTTCTGGACGCTGCTCACCGAGATGCCCACGTACATGAAGGAGGTGCTAGAGAAGGACATTAAAAAGAATGCCCTGCTCTCCTCGCTGCCGTATCTCGTGATGTGGATACTAAGCTTTGTCTTTAGCCCGCTGTCGGATTTCCTTATCAATCGGCAGTATCTGTCGCGCGTGGTTAGTCGCAAGCTGTTCAACACTATCGGGCTGTGGATACCGATGGTTGCGTTGCTGGGGCTAGCGTTTGTGCCAAAGGGTGGATCGGATCTTGCGATCGTGTTGCTTACGCTGGCCGTCGGTATCAATTCGGCCACGTACTTGGGCTTCCAGGTGAACCATATCGATCTCGCTCCCAACCATGCCGGCACGATGATGGGCATCACGAACTGTGCGGCCAACATCATGTCCATCATTGCACCGCTGATTGTGGGACAAGTGATAACTGACGCG ACTGATCCTATCCAGTGGCGCCGAGTGTTTTACATTGCCGCCGGTGTGTATTTCTTCGGCAATCTTACCTTCATCATCTTTGGCAAGGCTGATATTCAGCCATGGAATGAACCTGAATCGCCTATTCCTCGTACCACGTCCAACGCTAATG AAAGCCAACCTGCTCGGAATGCAAACAACACGGCGACCAACAACGAGAACCATAGCGATTAA
- the LOC125764502 gene encoding putative inorganic phosphate cotransporter isoform X2: protein MPFCCGCCGDSTTGYEYRPIGTPQPPSGFGARHVQTLLLFFGLTVAYALRVNLSVAIVAMVDRHAANKDFEEFDWNEETKSIILSSFFWGYVVTQIPAGQLAQRFGPKILLLLSIGICSMLAVLTPFCAHVGDAKAVIGLRIVQGLSQGFIFPSTHTMLSRWAPASERGRLGTLSYAGAQFGTVIMLAVSGFLASSSMGWPSIFYISGAVGMLWSVAWFFFGSNSPAEYRGIAPEEREFIESSFGPQDHSRRIVTPWAAILTSAPMIALTIAHSCHNWGFWTLLTEMPTYMKEVLEKDIKKNALLSSLPYLVMWILSFVFSPLSDFLINRQYLSRVVSRKLFNTIGLWIPMVALLGLAFVPKGGSDLAIVLLTLAVGINSATYLGFQVNHIDLAPNHAGTMMGITNCAANIMSIIAPLIVGQVITDATDPIQWRRVFYIAAGVYFFGNLTFIIFGKADIQPWNEPESPIPRTTSNANESQPARNANNTATNNENHSD, encoded by the exons ATGCCCTTCTGTTGTGGTTGTTGCGGGGATTCTACGACGGGATACGAATATCGCCCAATTGGAACACCACAGCCAC CAAGCGGTTTTGGTGCGCGCCATGTACAAACACTGTTGCTTTTCTTTGGCCTCACGGTGGCGTATGCGTTGCGCGTTAACCTTTCTGTTGCGATCGTCGCCATGGTCGATCGGCATGCGGCTAACAAGGACTTTGAAGAGTTTGACTGGAACGAGGAGACGAAATCGATCATCCTGAGCAGCTTCTTCTGGGGTTACGTGGTAACGCAGATACCCGCCGGCCAGTTGGCGCAACGGTTCGGGCCAAAGATTCTGCTGCTACTATCGATCGGTATCTGCTCGATGCTGGCAGTATTGACGCCATTCTGTGCGCACGTTGGTGATGCAAAG GCAGTGATTGGTTTGCGGATAGTGCAAGGTTTGAGTCAgggatttatttttccctccACACACACGATGCTATCTAGGTGGGCACCGGCATCGGAACGTGGCCGACTCGGTACGCTTAGTTATGCTGGCGCTCAGTTCGGTACGGTGATAATGCTGGCTGTTAGTGGATTCCTCGCCTCCTCTAGCATGGGATGGCCAAgtatattttacatttccggTGCAGTTGGAATGCTGTGGTCGGTAGCGTGGTTTTTCTTCGGTAGTAACTCACCGGCAGAGTATCGTGGAATCGCTCCGGAAGAGCGTGAGTTTATTGAGAGTTCGTTCGGACCGCAAGATCACAGCCGCCGTATCGTTACACCCTGGGCGGCCATCCTAACGTCTGCGCCGATGATTGCGCTTACGATTGCGCACAGCTGTCACAACTGGGGCTTCTGGACGCTGCTCACCGAGATGCCCACGTACATGAAGGAGGTGCTAGAGAAGGACATTAAAAAGAATGCCCTGCTCTCCTCGCTGCCGTATCTCGTGATGTGGATACTAAGCTTTGTCTTTAGCCCGCTGTCGGATTTCCTTATCAATCGGCAGTATCTGTCGCGCGTGGTTAGTCGCAAGCTGTTCAACACTATCGGGCTGTGGATACCGATGGTTGCGTTGCTGGGGCTAGCGTTTGTGCCAAAGGGTGGATCGGATCTTGCGATCGTGTTGCTTACGCTGGCCGTCGGTATCAATTCGGCCACGTACTTGGGCTTCCAGGTGAACCATATCGATCTCGCTCCCAACCATGCCGGCACGATGATGGGCATCACGAACTGTGCGGCCAACATCATGTCCATCATTGCACCGCTGATTGTGGGACAAGTGATAACTGACGCG ACTGATCCTATCCAGTGGCGCCGAGTGTTTTACATTGCCGCCGGTGTGTATTTCTTCGGCAATCTTACCTTCATCATCTTTGGCAAGGCTGATATTCAGCCATGGAATGAACCTGAATCGCCTATTCCTCGTACCACGTCCAACGCTAATG AAAGCCAACCTGCTCGGAATGCAAACAACACGGCGACCAACAACGAGAACCATAGCGATTAA
- the LOC125764540 gene encoding phosphatidylinositol-glycan biosynthesis class X protein, with the protein MVSTSSTIHTLSAVLALTVFMPTADSLSAFLNVAIHNSGFHRDIHYGLRFGGIGRMSCELLLVQQLPAAIYVNTDQLVDMKRFHKINSYVPLYVDVEKPASKSDPFTVYLYESVRREINITLPIHFRYHDPSGRKFERIQVESPTLFVRCSNVHASKYPLRTVGKANLPCSDSSEIEDYDKLHQAELCEWDEMEFNNLPTVISVLIPVGNSASYSFVLPATIIVSWIGSMYLIYVILKVGRRVNKKLL; encoded by the exons ATGGTTTCAACTTCAAGTACAATCCATACCTTAAGTGCAGTGCTAGCGTTAACGGTGTTCATGCCCACGGCGGATTCATTGAGCGCTTTTCTTAATGTTGCCATTCACAACAGTGGATTCCATCG TGATATACATTACGGCCTTCGGTTTGGTGGTATCGGGCGCATGTCCTGCGAGCTATTGCTCGTACAGCAGCTACCGGCAGCGATCTACGTCAACACGGACCAGCTGGTGGATATGAAGCGTTTCCACAAAATCAACAGCTACGTGCCTTTGTACGTCGATGTGGAAAAACCGGCCAGCAAATCGGACCCTTTCACCGTGTACTTGTATGAATCGGTGCGGAGGGAAATCAACATTACGCTTCCGATCCATTTCCGCTATCACGATCCGTCCGGGCGCAA GTTCGAACGGATTCAAGTGGAAAGTCCCACACTGTTTGTACGGTGCAGCAACGTGCATGCGAGCAAGTACCCGCTGCGAACGGTGGGAAAAGCGAATCTACCCTGCTCGGACAGTTCGGAGATTGAAGACTACGATAAGCTACATCAAGCGGAACTGTGCGAATGGGACGAGATGGAATTCAAC AATCTACCTACGGTAATAAGTGTCCTGATTCCGGTTGGAAATAGTGCATCGTACAGTTTCGTCCTACCGGCCACCATCATTGTCAGCTGGATCGGTAGTATGTATCTAATCTACGTAATTCTTAAGGTGGGACGAAGGGTGAACAAAAAGTTGCTCTAA
- the LOC125764502 gene encoding putative inorganic phosphate cotransporter isoform X1, with amino-acid sequence MGSDNNPTTEGKPSEVTNGSMKDLEQMKTYAGEGKSPSGFGARHVQTLLLFFGLTVAYALRVNLSVAIVAMVDRHAANKDFEEFDWNEETKSIILSSFFWGYVVTQIPAGQLAQRFGPKILLLLSIGICSMLAVLTPFCAHVGDAKAVIGLRIVQGLSQGFIFPSTHTMLSRWAPASERGRLGTLSYAGAQFGTVIMLAVSGFLASSSMGWPSIFYISGAVGMLWSVAWFFFGSNSPAEYRGIAPEEREFIESSFGPQDHSRRIVTPWAAILTSAPMIALTIAHSCHNWGFWTLLTEMPTYMKEVLEKDIKKNALLSSLPYLVMWILSFVFSPLSDFLINRQYLSRVVSRKLFNTIGLWIPMVALLGLAFVPKGGSDLAIVLLTLAVGINSATYLGFQVNHIDLAPNHAGTMMGITNCAANIMSIIAPLIVGQVITDATDPIQWRRVFYIAAGVYFFGNLTFIIFGKADIQPWNEPESPIPRTTSNANESQPARNANNTATNNENHSD; translated from the exons ATGGGTTCCGACAATAATCCGACAACGGAAGGAAAACCGTCCGAAGTTACAAATGGTTCTATGAAAGATTTGGAGCAGATGAAAACGTACGCCGGTGAAGGAAAATCTC CAAGCGGTTTTGGTGCGCGCCATGTACAAACACTGTTGCTTTTCTTTGGCCTCACGGTGGCGTATGCGTTGCGCGTTAACCTTTCTGTTGCGATCGTCGCCATGGTCGATCGGCATGCGGCTAACAAGGACTTTGAAGAGTTTGACTGGAACGAGGAGACGAAATCGATCATCCTGAGCAGCTTCTTCTGGGGTTACGTGGTAACGCAGATACCCGCCGGCCAGTTGGCGCAACGGTTCGGGCCAAAGATTCTGCTGCTACTATCGATCGGTATCTGCTCGATGCTGGCAGTATTGACGCCATTCTGTGCGCACGTTGGTGATGCAAAG GCAGTGATTGGTTTGCGGATAGTGCAAGGTTTGAGTCAgggatttatttttccctccACACACACGATGCTATCTAGGTGGGCACCGGCATCGGAACGTGGCCGACTCGGTACGCTTAGTTATGCTGGCGCTCAGTTCGGTACGGTGATAATGCTGGCTGTTAGTGGATTCCTCGCCTCCTCTAGCATGGGATGGCCAAgtatattttacatttccggTGCAGTTGGAATGCTGTGGTCGGTAGCGTGGTTTTTCTTCGGTAGTAACTCACCGGCAGAGTATCGTGGAATCGCTCCGGAAGAGCGTGAGTTTATTGAGAGTTCGTTCGGACCGCAAGATCACAGCCGCCGTATCGTTACACCCTGGGCGGCCATCCTAACGTCTGCGCCGATGATTGCGCTTACGATTGCGCACAGCTGTCACAACTGGGGCTTCTGGACGCTGCTCACCGAGATGCCCACGTACATGAAGGAGGTGCTAGAGAAGGACATTAAAAAGAATGCCCTGCTCTCCTCGCTGCCGTATCTCGTGATGTGGATACTAAGCTTTGTCTTTAGCCCGCTGTCGGATTTCCTTATCAATCGGCAGTATCTGTCGCGCGTGGTTAGTCGCAAGCTGTTCAACACTATCGGGCTGTGGATACCGATGGTTGCGTTGCTGGGGCTAGCGTTTGTGCCAAAGGGTGGATCGGATCTTGCGATCGTGTTGCTTACGCTGGCCGTCGGTATCAATTCGGCCACGTACTTGGGCTTCCAGGTGAACCATATCGATCTCGCTCCCAACCATGCCGGCACGATGATGGGCATCACGAACTGTGCGGCCAACATCATGTCCATCATTGCACCGCTGATTGTGGGACAAGTGATAACTGACGCG ACTGATCCTATCCAGTGGCGCCGAGTGTTTTACATTGCCGCCGGTGTGTATTTCTTCGGCAATCTTACCTTCATCATCTTTGGCAAGGCTGATATTCAGCCATGGAATGAACCTGAATCGCCTATTCCTCGTACCACGTCCAACGCTAATG AAAGCCAACCTGCTCGGAATGCAAACAACACGGCGACCAACAACGAGAACCATAGCGATTAA